From Panthera uncia isolate 11264 chromosome X, Puncia_PCG_1.0, whole genome shotgun sequence, the proteins below share one genomic window:
- the ZNF275 gene encoding zinc finger protein 275: MGEDAQPQEMASTSSPMAGAPSPEVKQSRDSEGSGGSPQNLPIEHHFACKECGDAFRLKVLLVQHQRIHSEEKGWECGDCGRVFRGVSEFNEHRKSHVAAEPQPGPSRAPEDAMEEREQMEREAKPFECEECGKRFKKNAGLSQHLRVHSREKPFDCEECGRSFKVSTHLFRHQKLHTSEKPFACKACGREFLDRQELLKHQRVHTGHLPFDCDDCGKSFRGVNGLAEHQRIHSGAKPYGCPHCGKLFRRSSELTKHRRIHTGEKPYECGQCGKAFRQSSSLLEHQRIHTGERPYGCGDCGKAFRGPSDLIKHRRIHSGLKPYECDKCGKAFRRSSGLSRHRRTHSGARRCECSECGRVFKRRAALQKHQPTHHD; the protein is encoded by the coding sequence ATGGGTGAAGACGCTCAGCCCCAGGAGATGGCGTCCACCAGCTCCCCGATGGCCGGTGCACCCAGCCCTGAGGTCAAACAGAGCAGAGACtcggaggggagtggggggagccCCCAGAACCTGCCCATAGAACATCACTTTGCATGTAAGGAGTGTGGGGATGCCTTTCGGCTCAAGGTCCTCCTTGTGCAGCACCAGAGAATTCACAGCGAGGAGAAGGGCTGGGAGTGTGGCGATTGCGGGAGGGTCTTCAGGGGAGTCTCTGAGTTCAACGAGCACCGGAAGAGCCACGTGGCTGCAGAGCCCCAGCCGGGGCCCAGCCGAGCGCCGGAAGATGCCATGGAGGAAAGAGAGCAAATGGAGAGGGAGGCGAAGCCCTTCGAATGTGAGGAATGTGGGAAGAGATTCAAGAAGAACGCGGGCCTCAGTCAGCACCTGCGCGTCCACAGCAGAGAGAAGCCGTTTGACTGTGAGGAGTGTGGGCGGTCCTTCAAGGTGAGCACCCACCTCTTTCGCCATCAGAAGCTCCACACTTCCGAAAAGCCGTTTGCCTGCAAGGCATGCGGCAGAGAGTTCCTGGATCGCCAGGAGCTCCTCAAGCACCAGCGCGTGCACACCGGCCACCTGCCCTTCGACTGTGATGACTGCGGCAAGTCCTTTCGGGGTGTCAACGGCCTGGCCGAACACCAGCGCATCCACAGCGGGGCCAAGCCCTACGGGTGTCCCCACTGCGGCAAGCTCTTCCGGAGGAGCTCGGAGCTCACCAAGCACCGCCGGATccacacgggcgagaagccctACGAGTGTGGCCAGTGCGGCAAGGCCTTCCGGCAGAGCTCCAGCCTCCTGGAGCACCAGCGCATCCACACCGGGGAGCGGCCCTACGGCTGTGGCGACTGCGGCAAGGCCTTCCGGGGGCCCTCCGACCTGATCAAGCACCGGCGGATCCACAGCGGACTGAAACCCTACGAGTGTGACAAATGCGGGAAAGCCTTCCGGCGGAGCTCCGGCCTGAGTCGCCACCGGAGGACCCACAGCGGAGCGAGACGCTGCGAGTGCAGCGAGTGTGGCCGCGTGTTCAAGAGGCGGGCGGCACTGCAGAAGCATCAGCCAACCCACCATGACTAG